The Chloroflexota bacterium genome includes the window TCGGGATCGGTCAACGTGCGGAGCATTCCGCTCATGACCGCCGAGGACATCGACGCCGCCACCAAGCTGTCCCCGTCCTTCCGGCGCCCAGGAGCCTAGGAGATAGACCGATGACCGAACAGTCAGCTGCAACCCTGAAGCGCACCTCCGATGCGTCCGTAGCCGTGGTTCGTCAGGCGTTTGACGCCTTCGAAAGCCGCGACCCGCAAGCGGCAGTCGAATTGATCGCTGATGACGTCGAATGGCACGAGATTGGCCGAGCCGAGCCCATCATCGGCAAGGAGGCGCTTGCCGCTCGCTATGCCTCGGCCATGCCCGGGTGGAACATCACCGGCGAGCTCCATGACATCGTGGCCAACGACGATCACGCCATCGCGCTGGTGACGGCCACCGCAAACGTGGGCGGACGAAGCCTCACGTACCGGGTCGCGGAGATCTATCACATCCGCGACGGAAAGATCGCCGCCCGCTGGGCGTTCTCGGACGACACCTCGGCGATCAACGCGTTCTTCGCCGACAGCTGACGCAGTTGGGGCAGCTGGGGCAGCTGGGGGGCAGCTGGGGCGCCACATCAAGGGCGCGCAAACGGGGGCCCGGGCTACGTCTCGGCGCAGTGCTGAGTCGGGTAGAGTCGCCTCCTCCCTACCGCATGCGAGGCAGACCGATGTCACACCATGAGCACCCCAACGCGACACTC containing:
- a CDS encoding nuclear transport factor 2 family protein, with the translated sequence MTEQSAATLKRTSDASVAVVRQAFDAFESRDPQAAVELIADDVEWHEIGRAEPIIGKEALAARYASAMPGWNITGELHDIVANDDHAIALVTATANVGGRSLTYRVAEIYHIRDGKIAARWAFSDDTSAINAFFADS